The proteins below come from a single Nitrospiraceae bacterium genomic window:
- the hpt gene encoding hypoxanthine phosphoribosyltransferase has product MDQIFGKPLVTQEAMRARIKDLGKQISQDYQDKDLLVVGVLKGAYVFFADLVRVIRLPIQIDFLIAKSHKTIGSSAKKVKVWSELTEKINNRHVLLVEDIVDSGLTAQFLVKTLMKKKPASVAVCALISKPANRKVEVDLRYVGFEVPSTYVVGYGLDFKQKYRNLPYLAKLDPKLVREDSQS; this is encoded by the coding sequence ATGGATCAAATCTTTGGAAAACCACTGGTTACACAAGAAGCCATGAGGGCGCGCATTAAGGACCTGGGAAAGCAAATTTCTCAGGATTATCAAGACAAGGATCTTTTGGTTGTCGGGGTCCTCAAAGGGGCCTATGTGTTTTTTGCCGACCTGGTTCGAGTCATACGATTGCCGATTCAGATTGATTTTTTGATTGCCAAAAGTCATAAAACCATCGGTAGTTCGGCCAAAAAGGTGAAAGTGTGGTCAGAGTTAACCGAAAAGATCAATAATCGCCATGTGTTGCTGGTAGAAGATATCGTGGACTCTGGATTGACTGCCCAGTTTTTAGTCAAAACATTGATGAAGAAGAAGCCAGCCTCTGTGGCAGTCTGCGCGTTAATTAGTAAGCCTGCCAATCGAAAGGTGGAAGTTGATTTGCGGTATGTAGGGTTTGAAGTGCCTTCGACCTATGTTGTGGGATATGGGCTGGATTTCAAGCAAAAATATCGAAATCTTCCTTACCTGGCTAAACTCGACCCGAAGTTGGTTCGAGAAGACTCGCAGTCTTGA